Proteins encoded in a region of the Cydia pomonella isolate Wapato2018A chromosome 3, ilCydPomo1, whole genome shotgun sequence genome:
- the LOC133516097 gene encoding uncharacterized protein LOC133516097 has product MRLTFLTLLLLLGLFGVCVTYDMIVGDTVHRKMVFHQRVKEFAIPFKKRIRTLSYTDPEKRIIKGIAAIDNDFSHASANITEGGVGKNFVTVRMKSQRHHPLNFEVEIYV; this is encoded by the exons ATGCGTCTAACGTTTTTGACATTACTACTATTACTAGGTTTGTTTGGTGTGTGCGTGACATACGACATGATCGTTGGGGATACTGTGCACCGCAAGATGGTGTTCCACCAAAGGGTTAAGGAGTTTGCGATACCGTTCAAGAAGAGGATTCGGACTTTATCGTATACGGACCCCGAGAAAAGGATAATCAAA GGTATCGCAGCCATAGACAACGATTTCTCACATGCCAGCGCCAATATTACGGAAGGCGGAGTAGGGAAGAACTTCGTCACAGTAAGAATGAAGAGTCAGAGGCACCATCCACTCAATTTCGAAGTTGAAATATATGTgtag